A section of the Microbacterium forte genome encodes:
- a CDS encoding ROK family transcriptional regulator: MSVSDGSRPSTSPDYVAASAHAFGPGRHLRSRSKVLPEHARGHNRALVLQTLYHSGAMSRADLSRETGLTRVTISDLVAEFIADGIVVEMGVRETVGPGKPPILIDIDRVGHQIIGLDLSGPHAFVGALLSLDGDVLERREVPRPESADGDAAYAATLELARALAETATQPILGVGIGSPGVVRPDGVVLSSPNLGWSNLPLEAKLGIDLDLPVLVRNDANAAVLAEYTFGEAKADFMLIKIGRGVGAGVITGSQPLLGSRFAAGEIGHVVVGTDGGPRCACGKDGCLEAWLSETRLRPAIAAAPESRDEILRDAGTRMGIAIAPIVAALDLSEVVLSGPEDLLDGVLIDAAVETLHARTLEGVFEDALIRRTHQEDIVLRGAAVMVLSSQLGVS, encoded by the coding sequence ATGTCCGTATCGGATGGATCGCGTCCTTCGACGTCGCCAGATTACGTCGCCGCGAGCGCACACGCCTTCGGCCCCGGGCGCCACCTGCGCTCTCGATCGAAGGTGCTCCCGGAGCACGCTCGCGGCCACAACCGCGCTCTCGTTCTGCAGACTCTCTACCACTCGGGCGCGATGAGTCGTGCGGACCTCTCACGAGAGACCGGCCTGACGCGAGTCACCATCTCAGACCTCGTCGCCGAGTTCATCGCCGACGGCATCGTCGTCGAGATGGGAGTGCGCGAGACGGTCGGACCGGGCAAGCCTCCGATCCTCATCGACATCGACCGCGTCGGTCACCAGATCATCGGACTCGATCTCTCGGGCCCCCATGCGTTCGTGGGCGCTCTGCTCAGTCTCGACGGCGACGTGCTCGAGCGCCGCGAAGTGCCACGGCCCGAGAGCGCAGACGGCGACGCCGCCTACGCCGCCACCCTCGAGCTGGCGCGCGCGCTCGCCGAGACGGCGACACAGCCCATCCTCGGCGTCGGAATCGGCAGCCCGGGTGTCGTGCGCCCAGACGGCGTCGTGCTCAGCTCGCCGAACCTGGGGTGGAGCAACCTGCCTCTCGAGGCGAAGCTCGGCATCGATCTCGACCTGCCGGTGCTCGTGCGCAATGACGCCAACGCCGCCGTGCTCGCCGAATACACGTTCGGCGAGGCGAAGGCCGACTTCATGCTCATCAAGATCGGTCGAGGCGTCGGAGCAGGGGTCATCACCGGCAGCCAGCCGCTTCTCGGCAGCCGCTTCGCCGCAGGCGAGATCGGGCACGTCGTCGTCGGCACAGACGGCGGTCCCCGCTGTGCGTGCGGCAAGGACGGCTGTCTCGAAGCCTGGTTGAGCGAGACGCGACTGCGCCCGGCCATCGCGGCCGCTCCCGAGTCACGTGACGAGATCCTCCGCGACGCCGGAACACGCATGGGCATCGCGATAGCCCCGATCGTGGCGGCCCTGGATCTGTCCGAAGTCGTGCTCTCAGGCCCGGAGGATCTGCTCGACGGCGTGCTGATCGACGCCGCGGTCGAGACCCTGCACGCACGGACGCTCGAGGGCGTCTTCGAGGATGCGCTCATCCGACGCACGCATCAGGAGGACATCGTTCTGCGCGGCGCTGCCGTGATGGTGCTCTCCAGCCAGCTGGGCGTCTCGTGA
- the nagA gene encoding N-acetylglucosamine-6-phosphate deacetylase produces the protein MTTDSAATGSLVIHSARLIDHGAEVADSWVRIEDGRVVAVGTGQSWSRADEVVDATVVAGPDAVLTPGFIDIHCHGGAGASFDDGAEAIRAARALHRSHGTTRSVISLVTAPVDALAQRVAEIADLMETDADILGSHLEGPFLDPAHHGAHEPTLLLAPARDDVARLLDAGRGTIRQVTIAPELPGGLDAIRLIVDAGAVAAVGHTSADAETAVAAFDSGATVLTHAFNAMPGIHHRAPGPVLAAAGDRRVVLEVIADGVHLDPHVIKLVFDSAPGRVALVTDAMAAAGSADGHYDLGAVSVTVEDGVARADDTGSIAGSTLTQDDALRRAVAAGAPLTEAVRALTETPAAAIGYGDRLGRLAVGYLGDAVLMDAQLQVVRVWVGDRP, from the coding sequence ATGACCACCGATTCCGCAGCGACAGGATCGCTCGTCATCCACTCCGCCCGACTGATCGACCACGGCGCCGAGGTCGCAGACTCCTGGGTGCGGATCGAAGACGGCCGAGTCGTCGCCGTCGGAACCGGACAGTCGTGGAGCAGGGCAGACGAGGTCGTCGATGCGACCGTCGTCGCCGGACCGGATGCCGTGCTCACGCCCGGCTTCATCGACATCCACTGCCACGGCGGCGCGGGCGCCTCATTCGACGACGGCGCGGAGGCGATCCGCGCGGCTCGTGCTCTGCACCGTTCGCACGGCACCACGCGATCGGTGATCTCGCTCGTCACGGCACCGGTCGACGCCCTCGCGCAACGCGTCGCCGAGATCGCCGACCTGATGGAGACGGATGCCGACATCCTCGGGTCGCATCTGGAGGGACCGTTCCTCGACCCTGCGCACCACGGAGCACATGAGCCGACGTTGCTGCTGGCTCCGGCGCGCGACGATGTCGCCCGACTGCTCGATGCCGGCCGCGGCACGATCCGGCAGGTGACGATCGCGCCCGAGCTGCCCGGTGGCCTCGACGCGATCCGGCTGATCGTCGATGCCGGCGCTGTCGCTGCGGTGGGGCACACGAGCGCGGATGCCGAGACAGCGGTCGCCGCGTTCGACTCAGGCGCGACCGTGCTGACACACGCATTCAACGCCATGCCCGGCATCCACCATCGCGCGCCAGGACCGGTGCTGGCCGCGGCCGGCGACCGCCGCGTGGTGCTCGAGGTGATCGCCGACGGCGTTCACCTCGATCCGCACGTGATCAAGCTCGTGTTCGACTCGGCACCCGGCCGCGTGGCGCTCGTCACCGACGCCATGGCCGCCGCGGGCAGTGCCGACGGCCACTACGACCTGGGCGCCGTGAGCGTGACGGTCGAAGACGGCGTAGCGCGCGCGGACGACACCGGCTCGATCGCCGGATCGACCCTCACCCAGGACGACGCGCTGCGCCGGGCGGTCGCTGCGGGGGCACCGCTCACGGAGGCCGTGCGCGCACTCACGGAGACTCCGGCGGCCGCCATCGGATACGGTGACCGACTCGGCCGCCTCGCGGTCGGGTACCTCGGTGACGCCGTGCTCATGGATGCGCAGCTGCAGGTCGTGCGCGTGTGGGTGGGCGATCGCCCGTAG
- a CDS encoding FAD-binding oxidoreductase produces the protein MSALDQLVAALGDIVDTDAAILEEARADRSGHAAPGQPLAVVHAETVEHVQTVMRIATRTATPVVVRGAGTGLAGAANGGEGEIVLSTRRMTAIREIRADDLLAVVEPGILNSDLNDVLAEHGLWWAPDPASRAISTVGGNIATGAGGLLCAKYGVVKDAVLGVDLVLADGRLMRLGHRSVKGVTGLDLTSLVIGSEGTLGVVVGATLKLRRLVEGTTCTVTTIFPDVRTAASASAAVTASGVQPAIMELMDSASLAAVAALLELPSPAAGSAQLTIQTDGPAAVAEATTIAEILTSHRGVTQVSHDRDEGERLLAIRRAMHPAMSALGTTLIEDVSVPRSAMPAMFDEIARIEKAYSMTIPTVAHAGDGNLHPNFIFEGAEPPAEVWAAADELFRAAIALGGTLTGEHGIGTLKSRWLADELGDDQWELQRQITRVFDPLGILNPGKVFAPDA, from the coding sequence ATGAGCGCTCTCGACCAGCTCGTCGCCGCACTCGGCGACATCGTCGACACCGATGCCGCGATCCTCGAAGAAGCCCGCGCCGACCGGTCAGGGCACGCAGCGCCAGGTCAGCCCCTCGCGGTCGTGCATGCCGAGACCGTCGAACACGTCCAGACCGTGATGCGCATAGCCACCCGCACGGCCACGCCCGTCGTGGTGCGCGGGGCCGGCACCGGTCTCGCCGGTGCCGCGAACGGCGGCGAGGGAGAGATCGTGCTCTCCACCCGCCGTATGACCGCGATCCGCGAGATCCGCGCCGATGACCTGCTCGCCGTCGTCGAACCCGGCATCCTCAACTCCGACCTCAACGACGTCCTCGCAGAGCACGGACTCTGGTGGGCCCCCGACCCCGCCAGCCGGGCGATCTCGACCGTCGGCGGCAACATCGCCACTGGAGCAGGCGGGCTGCTCTGCGCGAAGTACGGCGTCGTGAAGGACGCCGTCCTCGGGGTAGACCTGGTGCTCGCGGACGGCCGCCTGATGCGCCTCGGTCACCGCAGCGTCAAGGGCGTGACGGGGCTCGACCTCACCTCGCTCGTGATCGGCTCGGAAGGCACTCTCGGCGTGGTCGTCGGCGCCACGCTGAAGCTGCGCCGACTCGTCGAGGGAACCACCTGCACGGTGACGACGATCTTCCCCGACGTGCGCACAGCGGCATCCGCATCCGCCGCGGTCACCGCGTCCGGTGTGCAGCCGGCGATCATGGAGCTGATGGACTCGGCGAGCCTCGCGGCTGTCGCCGCCCTGCTGGAGCTGCCCTCCCCCGCCGCCGGAAGCGCGCAGCTGACGATCCAGACGGATGGCCCGGCCGCCGTCGCCGAGGCGACGACGATCGCCGAGATCCTGACTTCTCACCGCGGTGTGACTCAGGTCTCGCACGACCGCGACGAAGGCGAGCGCCTGCTGGCGATACGTCGCGCCATGCACCCTGCGATGTCCGCTCTCGGCACGACCCTCATCGAGGACGTGTCGGTGCCGCGCAGTGCGATGCCCGCGATGTTCGACGAGATCGCCCGTATCGAGAAGGCCTACTCGATGACCATCCCCACGGTGGCGCACGCGGGAGACGGAAACCTGCACCCGAACTTCATCTTCGAGGGCGCCGAGCCACCCGCTGAGGTCTGGGCCGCCGCAGACGAGCTGTTCCGGGCCGCGATCGCCCTCGGTGGCACGCTGACCGGCGAGCACGGGATCGGAACCCTGAAGAGCCGCTGGCTGGCCGACGAGCTCGGAGACGACCAGTGGGAGCTGCAGCGTCAGATCACCCGGGTGTTCGACCCGCTCGGCATCCTCAACCCCGGCAAGGTGTTCGCACCCGATGCCTGA
- a CDS encoding sigma-70 family RNA polymerase sigma factor, giving the protein MDQDSTSHEETIADADLVLRTRSGDAAAFGELWRRHYPSGMSVARSITSSIDPDDLVQESYTRIYQAIVKGGGPNGSFRAYLFTSIRNTAAAWGRSRRESAIDELDSVADPDSTDQAANEALDRSLTAQAFRSLPSRWQEVLWYTEIEQMKPQEAATLLGMKAGAVSQLAFRAREGLREAWIQAHLRSAAAGSDCQWTIEHLGAYSRGNLSNRDHNRLEQHLEECARCMIVAAEAKDVSKRLALVLLPLVLGITGSAGYLATLQGGGTPIVALAAMPSGITEGAVVVAGGATAASSSGAAGSGTTGGGGAAGGGAAGGGAAGGGAGGATSGGIFSGVGALVGAGSAALVVAGVVAAATIIPSLTGASPAASLPSAGDSDSSSISADVGPDESMSDEKTPIVDDAETEPEPVTPPVEAPVTPEPAEDIAPAIVAPSAPVETSEPAPEEDVPGEETPGEETPGEENPGGETPGEENPGGETPGEENPGGETPGEENPGEENPGEPAVPTTPIVVSLADLCLDARAITYVTLNVSGEAGADIEALLGGSHGGADSTSLGDAGTGTIELRPGLVQILLGATVEIHYATEAGPVLPVTTSLSALGVTLESVLLAPACGAPAEDPVEDAPAVPTPDDTVVPAPEPTDEAAPAAPDEAAPAAPVEAPDAEVAPETPAPEPAAPVEPSAPVETAPPAEPAVEEETAPVDETAPAVDEAVPAADEAVPAL; this is encoded by the coding sequence ATGGATCAGGACAGCACTTCGCACGAGGAAACGATCGCCGACGCCGATCTCGTCCTGCGCACCCGCTCGGGTGACGCAGCGGCCTTCGGCGAACTCTGGAGGCGGCACTACCCCTCCGGCATGTCCGTCGCCCGGTCGATCACGTCGTCGATCGACCCGGACGATCTCGTGCAGGAGTCCTACACCCGCATCTATCAGGCGATCGTCAAGGGCGGCGGGCCCAACGGCTCGTTCCGCGCGTATCTGTTCACGAGCATCCGCAACACCGCCGCGGCCTGGGGCCGCTCTCGCCGCGAGTCGGCCATCGACGAGCTCGACAGCGTGGCCGACCCCGACAGCACCGACCAGGCGGCCAACGAGGCCCTCGATCGCAGCCTGACCGCGCAGGCGTTCCGCAGCCTTCCCTCCCGTTGGCAGGAGGTGCTCTGGTACACCGAGATCGAGCAGATGAAGCCGCAGGAGGCGGCGACCCTGCTCGGCATGAAGGCGGGCGCCGTCTCGCAGCTCGCGTTCCGCGCGCGCGAAGGGCTTCGCGAAGCATGGATCCAGGCCCATCTCCGCAGCGCAGCCGCGGGCTCCGACTGCCAGTGGACCATCGAGCATCTGGGCGCCTACTCGCGCGGCAACCTCAGCAATCGAGACCACAACCGTCTCGAGCAGCACCTCGAAGAGTGCGCACGCTGCATGATCGTCGCCGCCGAGGCCAAGGACGTGTCGAAGCGGCTGGCGCTCGTGCTGCTCCCGCTCGTCCTCGGCATCACGGGTTCCGCAGGTTATCTCGCCACGCTGCAGGGCGGCGGCACCCCGATCGTCGCGCTCGCGGCCATGCCTTCGGGAATCACCGAGGGCGCGGTCGTCGTCGCCGGAGGCGCGACAGCGGCGTCCTCGAGCGGTGCAGCAGGCAGCGGCACGACGGGCGGTGGCGGGGCAGCAGGCGGCGGGGCAGCAGGCGGCGGTGCAGCAGGCGGCGGAGCCGGTGGTGCGACCAGCGGCGGCATCTTCAGCGGTGTCGGCGCGCTCGTGGGCGCTGGCTCAGCCGCTCTCGTGGTCGCGGGTGTCGTAGCGGCTGCCACCATCATCCCGAGCCTCACCGGCGCGTCACCAGCGGCATCGCTGCCCAGTGCCGGCGACAGCGACTCCTCGTCGATCAGTGCCGATGTCGGACCCGACGAATCGATGTCCGACGAGAAGACGCCGATCGTCGACGATGCGGAGACCGAACCCGAACCGGTCACGCCGCCGGTCGAGGCGCCCGTCACCCCTGAGCCAGCCGAGGACATCGCGCCCGCTATCGTCGCGCCGTCGGCTCCGGTCGAGACATCGGAGCCGGCTCCGGAAGAGGATGTCCCCGGAGAAGAGACTCCCGGTGAAGAAACTCCCGGAGAAGAGAACCCCGGCGGCGAAACCCCCGGAGAAGAGAACCCCGGCGGCGAAACCCCCGGAGAAGAGAACCCCGGCGGCGAAACCCCCGGAGAAGAAAACCCCGGGGAGGAGAACCCCGGCGAACCGGCGGTCCCGACGACTCCGATCGTGGTCAGCCTCGCCGACCTGTGTCTCGACGCTCGAGCCATCACCTATGTGACCCTGAACGTGTCCGGTGAAGCGGGCGCCGACATCGAGGCCCTGCTCGGTGGCAGTCACGGTGGTGCCGACAGCACATCGCTGGGTGACGCCGGAACCGGAACGATCGAGCTGCGACCCGGACTCGTGCAGATCCTCCTCGGCGCGACGGTCGAGATCCACTATGCGACAGAGGCCGGTCCGGTCCTGCCGGTCACCACCAGCCTCTCGGCGCTCGGGGTGACCCTCGAATCCGTCCTGCTCGCGCCTGCCTGCGGTGCGCCAGCCGAAGATCCCGTCGAGGACGCGCCGGCGGTCCCGACCCCGGACGACACGGTCGTGCCTGCACCGGAGCCGACGGACGAGGCCGCCCCCGCTGCACCCGACGAGGCCGCCCCCGCGGCTCCCGTCGAGGCTCCCGACGCGGAGGTCGCTCCCGAGACTCCGGCTCCCGAACCGGCCGCGCCCGTCGAGCCCTCCGCTCCGGTGGAGACGGCTCCTCCGGCCGAGCCGGCGGTCGAAGAAGAGACCGCTCCCGTCGACGAGACTGCACCCGCAGTCGACGAGGCCGTCCCCGCGGCAGACGAGGCCGTCCCCGCGCTCTGA
- the nagB gene encoding glucosamine-6-phosphate deaminase, protein MAEVVIVENAEAAGALVAAEIVELIDGRPDAVLGLATGSTPLPVYKALREKLTGRDVSQVRGFALDEYVGLDPAHPESYRSVITREVVEPLGLDPRRIHVPNGAQETIQHAGDDYETAIEAAGGVDLQILGIGTDGHIGFNEPGSSFASRTRVKTLTVQTREDNARFFDSIDDVPKHCITQGLGTILRARHLVLLAFGEGKAQAVADAVEGPLSAILPGSAIQLHPHATVVVDEAAASRLKLSDYYRYTYANKPSWQGI, encoded by the coding sequence ATGGCTGAAGTCGTCATCGTCGAGAACGCAGAAGCAGCGGGCGCACTGGTCGCCGCCGAGATCGTCGAGTTGATCGACGGGCGTCCGGACGCCGTGCTCGGCCTCGCCACCGGCTCGACGCCCCTTCCCGTCTACAAGGCGTTGCGCGAGAAGCTCACGGGTCGCGATGTCTCGCAGGTGCGCGGTTTCGCGCTGGACGAGTACGTGGGACTCGACCCGGCTCATCCCGAGAGCTACCGCTCGGTCATCACCCGCGAGGTCGTGGAGCCCCTCGGGCTCGACCCGCGCCGGATCCACGTGCCCAACGGCGCACAGGAGACGATCCAGCACGCGGGCGACGACTACGAGACCGCCATCGAGGCAGCCGGAGGAGTCGACCTGCAGATCCTCGGCATCGGCACCGACGGACACATCGGATTCAACGAGCCGGGGTCGTCGTTCGCTTCGCGGACACGCGTCAAGACACTCACCGTGCAGACGCGCGAAGACAACGCGCGCTTCTTCGACTCGATCGACGACGTGCCGAAGCACTGCATCACGCAGGGTCTGGGAACGATCCTTCGCGCGCGTCACCTCGTGCTGCTCGCCTTCGGCGAGGGCAAGGCTCAGGCGGTCGCGGACGCCGTCGAGGGGCCGCTGTCGGCCATCCTCCCCGGTTCGGCCATCCAACTGCATCCGCACGCCACCGTCGTGGTCGACGAAGCCGCCGCGTCTCGCCTCAAGCTCTCCGACTACTACCGCTACACCTACGCCAACAAGCCGAGCTGGCAGGGCATCTGA
- a CDS encoding ROK family protein translates to MTGAIPVGLSGRPVRVGLDVGGTKIDAVAVSPDGDILARLRRPTGWGEEAVVVSIIDAVDALAVDGGFARSAVESVGVGIPGLVDADTGRVLHAVNLGVESLDLAGLAGRQLGIPVRVENDVKAAALGAAVLRGVDGSMAYLNLGTGVAAGIVIDGTIWRGARGTAGEVGHLSVDPNGRLCGCGQRGCIETFCGGGALARAWDRPGALPVRDILDAAEAGDERAAGLRADLFHGAAAAVRALVLSADVERVIIGGGLTSLGERLFAGVRRALQTGAEASPFMRSLHLDDRIELLPAGSPAAAFGAAVVGATTPSKEIVSHG, encoded by the coding sequence ATGACGGGTGCGATCCCCGTCGGCCTGTCCGGTCGACCCGTTCGAGTGGGCCTGGACGTCGGCGGAACCAAGATCGATGCCGTGGCCGTGTCGCCCGACGGAGACATCCTGGCGCGCCTGCGCCGTCCGACCGGATGGGGCGAGGAGGCGGTCGTGGTCAGCATCATCGACGCCGTCGACGCACTCGCCGTCGACGGAGGGTTCGCCCGTTCCGCCGTCGAATCGGTGGGCGTCGGCATCCCCGGGCTCGTCGACGCGGACACCGGCAGAGTCCTGCATGCCGTGAACCTCGGTGTCGAGTCGCTGGATCTCGCCGGTCTCGCCGGTCGACAGCTGGGGATCCCGGTGCGGGTCGAGAACGATGTGAAGGCAGCCGCGCTCGGTGCTGCGGTGCTGCGCGGCGTCGACGGCTCGATGGCCTATCTCAACCTCGGCACGGGTGTCGCTGCCGGCATCGTCATCGACGGCACGATCTGGCGTGGCGCGCGGGGGACCGCCGGCGAGGTCGGACACCTCTCGGTCGACCCGAACGGACGGCTCTGCGGCTGCGGGCAGCGCGGATGCATCGAGACCTTCTGCGGCGGTGGCGCGCTCGCCCGTGCCTGGGATCGACCGGGGGCGTTGCCGGTGCGCGACATCCTCGACGCGGCCGAGGCGGGCGATGAGCGCGCCGCGGGCCTGCGCGCCGACCTGTTCCACGGCGCAGCGGCGGCGGTCAGGGCCCTCGTGCTCTCCGCAGACGTCGAACGTGTGATCATCGGCGGCGGCCTCACCTCGCTCGGAGAGAGACTCTTCGCGGGCGTCCGCAGAGCCCTCCAGACCGGCGCCGAGGCTTCGCCCTTCATGCGCTCGCTGCACCTGGATGACAGGATCGAACTGCTCCCTGCCGGCTCTCCCGCCGCGGCCTTCGGGGCAGCGGTCGTCGGCGCAACCACCCCCTCCAAGGAGATCGTTTCCCATGGCTGA
- a CDS encoding YrdB family protein encodes MPQDPASVPGVDRPNITALDIVRSVVLIVAVGTLALWGFALWPFPWNVVIGIGAPLVVILVWALFLSPRPVLRLHPFLRVVVELLIYVGVTIAWWLMDQPIIGTAFAVVAVGAGVVSGRRRIR; translated from the coding sequence ATGCCCCAGGATCCCGCCTCCGTCCCCGGCGTCGACCGCCCGAACATCACCGCCCTCGACATCGTCCGATCGGTCGTCCTGATCGTCGCCGTGGGCACGCTCGCGCTGTGGGGATTCGCCCTGTGGCCGTTCCCGTGGAACGTCGTCATCGGCATCGGTGCTCCCCTGGTCGTGATCCTGGTCTGGGCTCTCTTCCTCTCCCCGCGTCCCGTGCTGCGCCTGCACCCGTTCCTGCGGGTCGTCGTCGAGCTGTTGATCTACGTCGGGGTCACGATCGCGTGGTGGCTGATGGATCAGCCGATCATCGGCACCGCATTCGCCGTGGTCGCAGTCGGCGCCGGAGTGGTGAGCGGGCGGCGTCGCATCCGATGA
- a CDS encoding NUDIX hydrolase has protein sequence MPDIHVSAAVIVDDTGRVLVVRKQGTTRFMQPGGKPEPGETPSQTLIRELHEELGLRLDEADLEPLGTFVSEAANEPGHRVVAEAFSVSIAAAEVVVQAELAELRWITPADAETLPLAPLSVEHLLPLAWPATRA, from the coding sequence ATGCCTGACATCCACGTCAGCGCGGCGGTCATCGTCGACGACACCGGCCGGGTGCTGGTGGTCCGCAAGCAGGGCACGACGCGCTTCATGCAGCCCGGCGGCAAACCGGAGCCCGGCGAGACGCCGTCGCAGACACTGATCCGCGAATTGCACGAAGAGCTCGGCCTGCGACTCGACGAGGCCGACCTCGAGCCCCTCGGCACGTTCGTCTCCGAGGCGGCGAACGAGCCGGGTCACCGGGTCGTGGCCGAGGCGTTCTCGGTGTCCATCGCCGCCGCCGAGGTGGTCGTGCAGGCCGAGCTCGCCGAGCTGCGGTGGATCACCCCCGCCGACGCCGAGACGCTGCCGCTCGCGCCGCTCAGCGTCGAGCACCTGCTGCCGCTCGCGTGGCCCGCGACGCGGGCCTGA